One region of Bacteroidota bacterium genomic DNA includes:
- a CDS encoding sigma-54-dependent Fis family transcriptional regulator gives MATTKIFVVEDDQFLGNLIKKSLEKLDFAEVSHFLTPEECLNHLHENPDIVSIDYLLPGMNGIELMEKIKNYNQEIQCIMVSGQEKLDVVIETYQKGAVDYIIKNDNALVNLENSVKNLCKTVKLKQENETLKDQIIDRNKYTSILGNSGAVFRVLRLIQKVEKSNIMVLVTGQSGTGKELVAKSIHYNSPRARKPFVTVNMGAIPADLIESELFGHEKGAFTDARDKRIGKFEEANEGTIFLDEIGEMDLALQTKLLRVLQEKEVTRIGSNKSIKLDVRVIAATNRNLANEVKAGNFREDLFYRLQGFLIQLPPLYERGDDVILLSKTFLTDFCKENKMPQVVLSKEAAKFLMDYKWPGNIRELKAVIERAAIMSENNVITPEDLVFANS, from the coding sequence ATGGCAACAACCAAAATTTTTGTGGTAGAGGATGACCAGTTCCTCGGCAACCTGATTAAGAAATCGCTGGAAAAACTAGACTTTGCAGAAGTCTCTCATTTTCTCACTCCTGAAGAGTGTTTGAACCATTTACACGAGAATCCTGACATTGTATCCATCGATTATTTGCTTCCCGGAATGAACGGAATTGAGCTGATGGAAAAAATCAAAAACTACAACCAGGAGATTCAGTGCATCATGGTATCCGGACAGGAAAAACTGGATGTGGTGATTGAGACCTACCAGAAAGGTGCCGTGGATTACATTATCAAGAACGATAATGCTCTTGTGAACCTGGAAAATTCTGTAAAGAATCTCTGCAAAACGGTTAAGTTAAAGCAGGAAAATGAAACTCTGAAGGATCAGATTATTGATCGTAACAAATATACTTCCATTCTTGGTAACAGCGGGGCTGTTTTCAGAGTGCTGAGACTGATCCAAAAAGTTGAAAAAAGCAATATCATGGTCCTGGTAACAGGTCAAAGCGGAACCGGAAAGGAACTTGTAGCGAAATCAATTCATTACAATTCCCCACGTGCCCGGAAGCCCTTCGTTACAGTAAATATGGGAGCTATTCCGGCAGATCTGATCGAAAGCGAACTTTTCGGTCATGAAAAGGGAGCTTTTACAGATGCACGCGATAAACGCATAGGTAAATTCGAAGAAGCGAATGAAGGCACTATCTTCCTCGATGAAATCGGAGAAATGGATCTTGCACTTCAAACCAAGCTGCTTCGTGTATTGCAGGAAAAAGAAGTGACACGCATTGGCTCCAACAAATCCATCAAATTGGATGTACGGGTTATTGCTGCCACAAACAGAAATCTCGCGAATGAAGTGAAGGCCGGAAATTTCAGAGAAGATTTGTTTTATCGACTCCAGGGATTTCTCATTCAGCTCCCTCCTCTTTATGAGCGTGGTGATGATGTAATTCTTCTTTCCAAAACATTCCTCACTGATTTTTGCAAAGAAAATAAAATGCCACAGGTTGTTCTTTCAAAGGAAGCTGCGAAATTCCTTATGGATTACAAATGGCCCGGTAATATCCGCGAATTGAAAGCCGTAATTGAACGCGCGGCGATCATGTCGGAAAATAATGTGATTACTCCTGAAGACCTGGTATTTGCGAATTCATAA